AATCTTTATAATAACTCAGCTTCAGGTTATCTAAATACTTAAGGGATTTAAGTCAAAAAGCTGTCCAAGAAATAGATAATCTGATTTTTTACCCCATATAATACTGCAAAGGGAAATCAAAGTTTATGAAGTTTCTATGAAGTTAATAAATGGTTAAGTGGTTATACGGTGATTATGTATCCGGCTTTGGAGGGAAGTTTAGTAAATTTGAGTTAAAAATAAATTATATAAATTTTAATAAATTAGTCAAAAATTTTGGCAGATGTAGGATATGATTATTTTTTCTCCTAGGTCATCTGTAGACTAAAGGCTCTAGGCTGCAAAAATTTTAGCATACCATCCGCGCAAAGGTTGCCTTCTCAACAGACTCAGGAGTCATTTTAAGCGCCTTTGTCAGGTGTTTGCTGTCAGTTACGCTTGACAAAAGGCTCACGACTAATGACAAATGGTTCAAAACAGTATTTTGTGGTGTCAGCCGCCGGCAGACTTAAAGCTATCTTTGAATGAAGTTCACATTTGGATTGCTGAACTCGATCTGCCGGCACAACAGATTGATGATTTGGGGGAAACGCTTTCAGCAGACGAGGGTGATCGCGCTAAGCGGTTTTACTTTGAGCGAGATCGGCAGCGTTTTATTGCCGGCAGAGGGATACTCAGAAATATTTTGAGCCGTTATTTAGCACTCGCGCCAAATCAAATAGAGTTTTGTTATGGAAAACGCGGTAAGCCGGCTTTGATGAATGAGCGGGTTTGTTTTAATTTGTCTCATTCACAGGGACTCGCTCTTTATGCAATCGTACTGGATCGGGTAGTTGGTATCGATCTGGAACAGGTGCGTTCCATGCCAGATGCTGAAGCCATTGCAAAAAGCTTTTTTTCCAAGCGAGAATATGCGACGCTTCAGGGAATGCCGACAAGTGAGAAACAAGCCGCTTTTTTAAATTGTTGGACGCGTAAGGAAGCGTTTTTAAAAGCAATTGGGGATGGATTATATAAACCGCTAGAGCAAATTGAAGTCTCCTTTCTTCCAGATGAGCCGGCTCAATTGTTGAGTATTGCCGGTGATGTTGAATCAGCCAGCCGGTGGTCTATTTTACATTTAATTCCATCTGCCGGTTATGTGGGTGCTTTGGCGATAGAAGGAGAGAATTTTAGTTTATCACATTGGCAGTGGTCGCCTGAGTAAAAATTATTTAAATAACTATAAAAAGTGTAAAATTTAAATATCTGTAAAAGCTTAACTGAAACGATTAAACTAAGTATTTACCGTTAAAAGAGCTGCTATCTTCCAAACAGTCCAACTAAAACTAATGAGCAATACACGTCTCAATACTCCTAGCGTCACACTCTACGCTTTTCATTGGAGTGATGAAATATCCAAAGGATCGCAACCCTATGCCGGCAATGTAGATCACCTTTGGCAGCGATGTGTTGCCTTGGGAGAACATCTGCAAATTCCCGCACTCCAATCTTTACCGAACGAACTTTTACAAGAAGAAAACAAACTTGATGAATTTACCGGCGATAAAGCAGAATATCTACCTTTATTAAACCAAGCTAATAAATCAGACAAAGAACCCTTTCTGCGTTTAAAGTCTGAGTCTCAGCCAGATTTGCTTGAAATCATTGGCGAAATTTATCCTTTAAAGATTCAAGATACCAATGCAGTTGATCTAACTCTTCGTTATGGGGAAACGGTAGAAGTTGACCAACTGAGCTTGCTCAATTCCAAAGGCTGCTTATTACCCAATTTTATTCAAGCTTCTATTGGACAAACGTTGCTAATCTTTGCTGAACCTTCTGATAATACAAAAGACTATAAAACGCTCGCTGATGCTTGCGTTGAAGCTTTTTTAAAAGATGCTGAAAAAACTTCTGTGAGTTTGATATCTGAAGGTCAATTATTTGGCAGTCCGGTCTTTGAATATAACACCGGCAGCGAAAAACCAGCGGATCAATGTCAGATTTTGGTATGGTTTGACTGTTACCCAACAACTTTAAGTTTAGGTGAACAAGCTTATCATTCAATCTTTATGCTGTTGTACTGCCGGCATAAAATTATTTTTGCCTATTACCAAGCGCGTTTATACTATCAGCAAGCGCGAGAACTTTACAACCAATTAGAGCCAGAAATTGATAACTTCGCTACCTCTCAAGAAGAGACGCTAGAAGATTTAAAACAACGTCTCAAGCAAATCCCAAGAAGTGCCTTTCAATATACCAAACTGTTGCGTGATATTGAAGATTACAA
The Microcoleus sp. FACHB-672 genome window above contains:
- a CDS encoding 4'-phosphopantetheinyl transferase family protein, which codes for MVQNSILWCQPPADLKLSLNEVHIWIAELDLPAQQIDDLGETLSADEGDRAKRFYFERDRQRFIAGRGILRNILSRYLALAPNQIEFCYGKRGKPALMNERVCFNLSHSQGLALYAIVLDRVVGIDLEQVRSMPDAEAIAKSFFSKREYATLQGMPTSEKQAAFLNCWTRKEAFLKAIGDGLYKPLEQIEVSFLPDEPAQLLSIAGDVESASRWSILHLIPSAGYVGALAIEGENFSLSHWQWSPE